In one window of Candidatus Eisenbacteria bacterium DNA:
- a CDS encoding peptide chain release factor 2 (programmed frameshift) encodes MSIDPRQVLAESRAKLDHLGASFDLGQREQEIRRLEEEMSDPGFWDRPNEARGKIQKLKASRGQIVRWEQLRRSCDDLETMIELAGEVADPAAGAESDQIAGALERDLYRFELTSFFQGELDSHDAVLSIHPGAGGTDSQDWAEMLLRMYLRWAEANDFKASLLDYQEAEEAGIKDATIEIQGDYAFGYVQAESGVHRLVRISPFDAARRRHTSFASVFVLPQVDELTDVEIRDEDLRVDTFRASGAGGQHVNKTDSAVRITHLATGIVVQSQAERSQHRNRDHAMRILKARLYHHYREEERKRLDHLEDGKKEIAFGSQIRSYVFYPYTLVKDHRTDQETSDVQAVMDGQLNPFIDAWLRSSSRPRSRGERSEAKS; translated from the exons ATGAGCATCGATCCCCGTCAGGTCCTCGCCGAGAGTCGGGCAAAGCTGGATCACCTC GGAGCTTCCTTTGATCTCGGCCAAAGGGAACAGGAGATCCGCCGGCTCGAAGAGGAGATGAGCGATCCGGGCTTCTGGGATCGGCCGAACGAGGCCCGGGGCAAGATCCAGAAGCTCAAGGCTTCGCGCGGGCAGATCGTCCGCTGGGAGCAACTGCGCAGAAGCTGCGATGACCTCGAGACGATGATCGAGCTGGCCGGCGAGGTCGCGGACCCCGCCGCCGGGGCCGAAAGCGATCAGATCGCCGGGGCGCTCGAGCGGGACCTCTACCGCTTCGAGCTGACCTCCTTCTTCCAGGGGGAGCTCGACAGCCACGATGCCGTCCTCTCGATTCATCCGGGCGCGGGAGGGACAGACAGCCAGGACTGGGCGGAGATGCTCCTGCGAATGTACCTCCGCTGGGCCGAAGCGAACGACTTCAAGGCGTCGCTGCTCGACTACCAGGAGGCGGAGGAAGCAGGCATAAAGGACGCGACAATCGAGATCCAGGGGGATTACGCCTTCGGCTACGTTCAGGCCGAGAGCGGCGTCCACAGGCTTGTGCGCATCTCTCCCTTCGACGCGGCCAGGCGCAGGCACACTTCTTTCGCTTCGGTCTTTGTCCTTCCCCAGGTGGACGAGTTGACGGACGTCGAGATCCGGGACGAGGACCTGCGCGTCGACACCTTCCGGGCGAGCGGCGCCGGGGGGCAGCATGTCAACAAGACCGACTCCGCGGTGCGGATCACCCACCTTGCCACCGGGATCGTCGTCCAGTCGCAGGCGGAGAGGTCGCAGCATCGGAATCGCGACCACGCGATGAGGATCCTGAAGGCGCGCCTCTACCACCACTACCGCGAAGAGGAGCGCAAGAGGCTCGATCATCTGGAGGACGGGAAGAAGGAGATCGCCTTCGGGAGCCAGATCCGCTCGTACGTCTTCTATCCCTATACGCTCGTGAAAGACCACAGAACCGACCAGGAGACATCCGACGTCCAGGCGGTGATGGACGGCCAGCTGAATCCGTTCATCGACGCTTGGCTTCGCTCGAGCTCGCGCCCGAGGAGCCGCGGCGAACGGTCCGAGGCGAAGTCCTAG